Proteins from one Canis lupus familiaris isolate Mischka breed German Shepherd chromosome 26, alternate assembly UU_Cfam_GSD_1.0, whole genome shotgun sequence genomic window:
- the SLC25A1 gene encoding LOW QUALITY PROTEIN: tricarboxylate transport protein, mitochondrial (The sequence of the model RefSeq protein was modified relative to this genomic sequence to represent the inferred CDS: deleted 1 base in 1 codon): protein MAAPRALAAAAPASGKAKLTHPGKAILAGGLAGGIEICITFPTEYVKTQLQLDERSHPPRYRGIGDCVRQTVRSHGVLGLYRGLSSLLYGSIPKAAVRFGMFEFLSNHMRDPQGRLDSTRGLLCGLGAGVAEAVVVVCPMETIKVKFIHDQTSPKPKYRGFFHGVREIVREQGLKGTYQGLTATVLKQGSNQAIRFFVMTSLRNWYRGDNPNKPMNPLITGVFGAVAGAASVFGNTPLDVIKTRMQGLEAHKYRNTWDCGLQILRNEGLKAFYKGTIPRLGRVCLDVAIVFVIYDEVVKLLNKVWKTD from the exons atggccgcgccccgcgccctggCGGCCGCCGCGCCCGCGTCCGGGAAGGCCAAGCTGACGCACCCGGGGAAGGCGATCCTGGCAG GCGGCCTGGCGGGCGGCATCGAAATTTGCATCACCTTCCCCACCGAGTACGTGAAGACCCAGCTGCAGCTGGACGAGCGCTCGCACCCTCCGCGGTACCGGGGCATCG GGGACTGCGTGCGGCAGACCGTCCGCAGCCATGGCGTCCTGGGCCTGTATCGAGGCCTCAGCTCCCTGCTCTACGGCTCCATCCCCAAAGCGGCCGTCAG GTTCGGGATGTTTGAGTTCCTCAGCAACCACATGCGGGATCCCCAGGGACGCCTGGACAGCACCCGGGGGCTGCTGTGCGGCCTGGGTGCCGGCGTCGCCGAAGCTGTGGTGGTCGTGTGCCCAATGGAGACCATCAAG GTGAAGTTCATCCACGACCAGACCTCTCCCAAACCCAAGTACAGAGGATTCTTCCATGGGGTCCGGGAGATTGTGCGGGAACAAG GGCTGAAGGGGACCTACCAGGGCCTCACAGCCACC GTGCTGAAGCAGGGATCTAACCAGGCCATCCGCTTCTTCGTCATGACCTCCCTGCGTAACTGGTACAGAG GGGACAACCCCAACAAGCCCATGAACCCACTGATCACTGGAGTGTTTGGAGCTGTGGCTGGTGCAGCCAGTGTCTTCGGGAACACTCCTCTGGATGTGATCAAGACTCGCATGCAG GGCTTGGAGGCGCACAAATACCGGAATACATGGGACTGTGGCTTGCAGATCCTGAGGAATGAGGGGCTCAAGGC ATTCTACAAGGGCACCATCCCCCGCCTGGGCCGGGTCTGCCTGGATGTGGCCATCGTGTTTGTCATCTACGATGAAGTGGTGAAGCTACTCAACAAAGTATGGAAGACAGACTGA